From Xylanibacter oryzae DSM 17970, a single genomic window includes:
- a CDS encoding membrane dipeptidase has protein sequence MESYDLQSHLDDIYATYPEADRQPVIGITGNYDDQNAKLCDRYYKAVIEAGGTPVIIPPVNDKNVIINTLEHIDGLLLSGGGDINPLWVDEEPSTLLHSINAERDLPELLTVRLAYNRQIPILGICRGIQTLAGALGGKIRQDISDTAGLIKHSQDAERYEATHSVNILPDTVLGKIYDKNKIFVNSFHHQAIGLPGDKFKVSAKSSDGVIEAIESTEYKSMMGVQWHPEWLENGKPLFKWLIREAESYRDAKDIHSQVLTLDTHCDTPMFFPQGIKFDQRDNRILVDLHKMTEGYQDAVIMVAYLPQPKMGESFSSKVDFDVDGPMQYADLIFDKIEDIAEKNKNYLSIARTPAELYEDKRNNRKSIMLGIENGLALNGDEANVKHFAQRGIVYITLCHNGDNDICDSARGCNTHNGVSKFGAKVIKEMNNCGIMVDLSHANEKSFYDALDISSTPIVCSHSSSRVLCDVPRNLTDDQMHALALKGGVAHTTLYHGFLRKDGEASIIDAMEHLDHAIDIMGIEHVGLGTDFDGDGGVKGLADSSELINFTRKLMERRYNRKDIEKIWGGNWLRVMSLVQNSKKL, from the coding sequence ATGGAATCGTATGATCTGCAGTCGCATCTTGATGATATATATGCGACTTATCCTGAGGCTGACAGACAGCCTGTTATTGGTATAACTGGCAACTATGATGACCAGAACGCAAAACTATGCGACCGATATTACAAGGCTGTAATAGAGGCTGGAGGTACGCCTGTAATCATTCCTCCGGTGAATGATAAAAATGTTATTATCAATACGCTAGAACATATTGATGGACTGCTGTTGAGTGGCGGTGGGGATATAAACCCTCTGTGGGTTGACGAAGAACCTTCCACGCTTCTACATAGCATCAATGCAGAGCGTGATTTGCCTGAATTGCTGACTGTACGTCTGGCTTACAACAGACAGATTCCTATATTGGGTATCTGCCGTGGAATTCAGACTTTGGCCGGTGCCTTGGGCGGAAAAATTCGCCAGGATATCAGTGATACGGCAGGACTGATTAAGCATAGTCAGGATGCAGAACGATATGAAGCTACACACTCTGTTAATATTCTGCCTGATACAGTTTTGGGCAAGATATATGATAAGAACAAGATTTTTGTAAACTCTTTCCATCATCAGGCTATAGGATTACCAGGAGATAAATTTAAAGTATCTGCAAAGTCTTCTGATGGTGTGATAGAAGCTATAGAGAGTACCGAATATAAGTCGATGATGGGTGTACAGTGGCACCCTGAATGGTTGGAAAACGGTAAACCGTTGTTCAAATGGCTTATAAGAGAGGCCGAAAGTTATCGAGATGCAAAAGATATTCATAGTCAGGTGCTTACTCTCGATACTCATTGTGATACACCTATGTTTTTTCCGCAGGGAATAAAGTTCGACCAGCGTGATAATAGAATATTGGTAGACCTTCATAAGATGACTGAGGGCTATCAGGATGCCGTCATAATGGTGGCTTATCTGCCACAACCGAAAATGGGTGAGTCTTTCTCATCTAAGGTTGATTTTGATGTAGACGGACCTATGCAATATGCTGATTTGATATTTGACAAGATAGAAGATATAGCAGAAAAGAATAAAAACTATCTTAGTATAGCACGTACACCTGCAGAACTTTATGAGGACAAGCGAAACAACCGCAAGTCTATCATGCTTGGTATTGAGAATGGACTAGCACTTAATGGCGATGAGGCTAATGTAAAGCATTTTGCTCAAAGGGGGATCGTATATATCACTCTGTGTCATAATGGTGATAATGATATATGCGATAGTGCCAGAGGATGTAATACGCATAATGGCGTGAGCAAATTCGGAGCAAAGGTGATAAAGGAGATGAACAACTGTGGCATAATGGTAGACCTGAGTCATGCTAATGAGAAGAGCTTTTACGATGCTCTGGATATAAGTAGTACGCCTATTGTATGCAGCCATAGCAGTTCGAGAGTACTTTGTGACGTACCACGTAACCTTACAGATGATCAGATGCATGCACTTGCGCTAAAAGGTGGAGTCGCGCATACCACTCTTTATCATGGATTCTTACGCAAAGATGGTGAGGCAAGCATAATTGATGCTATGGAGCATCTTGACCATGCAATAGATATAATGGGAATTGAGCATGTGGGATTGGGCACTGACTTTGATGGTGATGGAGGTGTTAAGGGACTTGCGGATTCGTCAGAACTTATCAACTTCACACGTAAACTGATGGAACGCCGATATAATAGAAAAGACATAGAAAAAATATGGGGTGGTAACTGGCTTAGGGTAATGAGTCTGGTACAAAACAGTAAGAAGTTGTAG
- a CDS encoding M28 family peptidase produces MKKKKKVIIIVGTAVLVAIIYALVNWGSIFNKNEVLTDDTEQSVSSPVGPSFNSDSAYAYCKAQCEFGPRTMNSTAHDECEQYIISKFKYYGMSVIAQKTVVKGYDGTRLNSTNVIASYKPELTTRILICAHWDSRPWADNDPDKKNHHKPVMAANDGASGVAVMMEIARNINKAKKLNIGVDFICLDAEDWGTPQWSKKQDDGDSWALGAQYWAANPHKKGYEARYGILLDMVGGQGARFYQEGMSKQYAQAIVDKVWKAANDIGYASYFPTEEGGMITDDHIPINQKANIPTIDIIPYYPDCKASSFGPTWHTVSDDMNHIDKNTMKAVGQTVIQVLYTEK; encoded by the coding sequence ATGAAGAAAAAGAAGAAAGTAATAATAATCGTGGGAACAGCAGTTCTGGTAGCAATCATATATGCGCTCGTAAACTGGGGCAGCATTTTTAATAAGAATGAGGTGTTGACAGATGATACAGAGCAGTCAGTATCTTCACCTGTAGGACCATCATTCAATTCAGACAGTGCTTATGCTTATTGTAAGGCACAGTGCGAATTCGGACCGCGTACGATGAACAGTACTGCCCATGATGAATGTGAACAGTATATCATAAGTAAATTCAAATATTACGGTATGAGTGTTATAGCTCAGAAGACTGTGGTGAAGGGTTATGACGGGACAAGGCTTAACTCTACTAATGTTATAGCAAGTTATAAACCTGAACTTACTACCAGAATTCTGATTTGTGCACACTGGGACAGCAGACCATGGGCGGATAATGATCCAGACAAGAAGAACCATCATAAGCCGGTGATGGCTGCGAATGATGGTGCTAGTGGTGTGGCTGTAATGATGGAGATAGCACGTAACATCAATAAGGCAAAAAAACTGAATATAGGTGTAGACTTTATTTGTCTTGATGCTGAAGATTGGGGAACACCCCAATGGAGTAAAAAACAAGATGATGGTGACAGTTGGGCTCTGGGAGCTCAATATTGGGCTGCTAATCCTCATAAAAAAGGTTATGAAGCAAGATACGGTATACTTTTAGATATGGTGGGTGGCCAGGGAGCCAGATTCTACCAGGAGGGAATGTCAAAGCAATATGCTCAGGCTATTGTTGATAAGGTATGGAAAGCTGCAAACGATATAGGATATGCAAGTTATTTTCCTACAGAAGAAGGTGGAATGATAACTGACGACCATATTCCCATCAATCAGAAAGCAAATATACCTACAATAGATATAATACCTTATTATCCAGATTGTAAGGCTAGTAGTTTTGGACCTACTTGGCATACCGTAAGTGACGATATGAATCATATAGACAAAAATACAATGAAGGCTGTAGGGCAGACGGTTATACAGGTACTGTATACTGAGAAATAA
- a CDS encoding DUF4294 domain-containing protein, which produces MKKLKLTISFIFCLLTCTSLNAQTDKDHPGHVNPEDLQIDMDNPTFVPMVKVGKCLDHGDSIQYVEMNYVYVFPQMVFKDAKQAQEYNRLVYNVKKVLPIAKEVNTIILETYDYLETLPNKKAKDAHMKLVEQSIRKEYTPRMKKLTYSQGKLLIKLVYRECNSSSYDIIKAFMGPIRAGFWQAFSWAFGASLTKTYDPNGTDRLTERVVLMVEAGQL; this is translated from the coding sequence ATGAAGAAACTTAAATTAACAATATCATTCATATTCTGCCTGCTGACTTGTACAAGTCTAAATGCTCAGACAGATAAGGATCACCCAGGCCATGTCAACCCTGAAGATCTTCAGATAGATATGGACAATCCTACATTTGTACCTATGGTTAAGGTTGGAAAATGTCTGGATCATGGTGATAGTATACAATATGTAGAGATGAACTACGTGTATGTCTTCCCTCAAATGGTGTTCAAAGATGCCAAACAGGCACAGGAATACAACCGCCTTGTATATAACGTTAAAAAGGTACTGCCTATCGCCAAAGAGGTGAACACCATTATCCTTGAAACATACGATTATCTAGAGACGCTGCCTAACAAGAAGGCAAAGGATGCACACATGAAACTCGTTGAGCAAAGTATAAGAAAAGAATATACACCAAGGATGAAAAAACTTACTTATTCACAAGGTAAATTACTTATCAAGTTAGTTTACCGTGAGTGCAATTCTTCATCTTATGATATCATCAAAGCATTTATGGGACCTATAAGGGCTGGGTTTTGGCAAGCTTTCTCATGGGCCTTCGGTGCCAGTCTCACCAAGACATACGACCCTAACGGAACAGATCGTCTTACAGAGCGTGTAGTTCTTATGGTCGAGGCTGGACAGTTATAA
- a CDS encoding helix-hairpin-helix domain-containing protein: MKLLRTLLILILLDTLSEKVCAQKEHQWEKYYNELSTIEDDKTGLSQSTFDELCDIEEHPININTATREDLERLPFLNENQIEEICEYLYRYKGMKTLGELQMIRSLDYYGRHILQCFVYVGDDGRDRFPSLQKIMRYGKSEILTSAKIPFYMRKGDSNGYLGYRYKHSIRYNLTYGDRFKIGIVGAQDAGEPFLSNKNSLGYDHYSYYMVMRDMGRLKTLALGCYKVSFGMGLVVNGGFNMGKIMMLSSLGRSTNNVRGNTSRAEGNYMQGAAATIEITKGLTASVFASYRLMDGTMRKDGTVTTIITNGYHRTQAEIDKKHNLSATTLGANIHYFKDGYHIGATALYTSLDKTLNPNTAVIYRRFYAHGNDFFNISTDYGYICHRFCFNGEMALNDHNAIATINSLSVNVTGNLDILGLYRYYSKRYTALYANSFSDGGSVQNENGVYIGANWHPSRNLNVSGYTDFAYFVWPRYQVSGSSHSLDNMISATYNTGNWSVLARYRMTVKQKDNASKSGLTNQTQHRIRLSATYSPAKDISLITQADMVHTEYKVKEKGWMINHNVDCKVKEWLKINANFGYFHTDGYDSRIYTYERGLLYDFAFPMLYGEGIRYALMAKTTFNKKVMVIAKISTTDYLDRTSIGNGYQKINKSALTDMELQLRLKL, encoded by the coding sequence ATGAAACTATTGAGAACACTACTTATTCTTATTCTATTAGACACTTTATCAGAGAAAGTCTGCGCACAGAAAGAACACCAATGGGAGAAATATTATAACGAATTATCAACTATAGAGGATGACAAAACCGGATTATCTCAAAGTACATTTGATGAATTATGCGATATTGAGGAACATCCTATAAATATCAATACAGCTACACGTGAAGATCTTGAACGTTTACCTTTTCTAAACGAAAACCAGATAGAGGAAATATGTGAATATCTTTACAGGTACAAAGGAATGAAGACACTTGGTGAACTTCAGATGATAAGGAGTCTGGACTATTACGGCAGGCATATCCTTCAGTGCTTTGTGTATGTCGGTGATGATGGGAGGGACAGATTTCCCAGTCTGCAAAAGATTATGAGATATGGGAAAAGTGAAATTCTAACATCAGCCAAGATACCTTTTTATATGAGAAAGGGTGATAGTAACGGATATTTGGGTTATAGATACAAACACTCGATAAGATATAATCTTACCTATGGCGACCGCTTTAAGATAGGTATAGTGGGAGCACAGGATGCAGGTGAACCCTTTTTGAGTAATAAGAATAGTCTGGGTTATGATCATTATTCTTATTATATGGTAATGCGTGATATGGGTAGACTGAAAACACTAGCCTTAGGTTGCTATAAAGTATCGTTTGGTATGGGGTTGGTAGTTAACGGAGGCTTTAATATGGGCAAGATAATGATGTTGTCTTCTCTAGGTAGGAGTACCAACAATGTAAGAGGTAACACTTCAAGGGCTGAAGGTAACTATATGCAGGGTGCTGCAGCTACAATTGAGATAACAAAGGGACTCACTGCAAGTGTTTTCGCATCTTACAGGTTGATGGACGGTACGATGCGTAAAGACGGTACGGTAACGACTATAATCACTAATGGGTATCATCGTACACAAGCAGAAATCGACAAGAAGCATAATCTGTCAGCTACTACACTTGGTGCCAATATTCATTATTTTAAGGATGGTTATCATATAGGGGCTACGGCTCTCTACACGTCTCTTGATAAAACATTGAATCCAAATACTGCAGTAATATACAGACGTTTTTACGCTCATGGTAATGACTTCTTCAATATCAGTACAGATTATGGATATATATGCCATCGCTTTTGTTTCAATGGTGAAATGGCATTAAACGATCATAATGCCATAGCCACAATAAATAGTCTGAGTGTAAATGTCACTGGCAATCTGGATATTCTTGGACTGTATAGATACTATTCGAAGAGATACACAGCTCTATACGCTAATAGCTTTAGCGATGGAGGTAGTGTTCAGAATGAGAATGGCGTATACATAGGTGCTAATTGGCATCCGAGTAGGAATCTAAATGTATCTGGTTACACGGATTTTGCATATTTTGTATGGCCACGGTACCAGGTATCAGGTTCTTCGCATAGTCTAGATAATATGATATCAGCTACATATAATACAGGCAACTGGTCTGTATTGGCAAGATATAGGATGACCGTAAAGCAGAAGGATAATGCTTCAAAAAGTGGGCTTACTAATCAGACGCAGCATAGAATAAGGCTTTCGGCTACATATTCTCCCGCGAAAGACATCAGCCTGATTACTCAGGCAGATATGGTGCACACAGAATATAAAGTTAAAGAAAAGGGATGGATGATAAACCACAATGTTGATTGTAAAGTAAAAGAATGGCTTAAGATAAATGCCAACTTCGGTTACTTTCATACAGATGGATACGATAGCAGAATATACACTTACGAAAGAGGATTATTGTATGACTTCGCATTTCCTATGCTATATGGTGAAGGTATACGTTACGCCTTGATGGCAAAGACGACATTCAACAAGAAAGTTATGGTAATAGCCAAAATCAGTACAACCGACTATCTGGATCGTACGAGCATAGGTAATGGATATCAAAAGATAAACAAATCAGCCTTAACGGATATGGAATTGCAGTTGAGGTTGAAATTATGA
- a CDS encoding LTA synthase family protein, giving the protein MKRRFILTIEYLLSIHILGLIVLSLFRIIQFASLHGMEKPQVGKEAPSVITAFINGVWFDNVIACYLMVAPLAILLIAGSLGHFHRYWRKGASIWFSILYPVTFLVSASNIPYFAFFFKNINSSIFEWFGYAGTTAGMVFGEASFYLYIFLFVVSVIGFVYAMIRLRRLFDRKIEAGKDIALIKLNLGKLKLSITDIVITLCLVGLCIFGIRGRTGYNPIKISEAYYCEDPFLNQLGINPTYNLLTSVMDDMRKENEELHLLPYPEAISYARENLGIAGKADSMHIMQRYIKADSAVTKKNVVFILMESMSGALLQSLGQQEKLTPNLDSLYHHSLAFTNFYSAGIHTNHGMTASLYSFPALMERNLMKGTVTPHRDGIPTVLKQYGYHNMFFMTHEAQYDNMNAFFRTNGYDDIYSQENYPKNAVVNAFGVPDHFLFEYAMPVINRMAKNGNPFLATLLTVSNHPPFIIPKWFHAKTTKPETQIVEYADWCIGDFIRKAKAQPWYKNTIFVILADHGKIVGNVDSELPQSYNHIPLIIFGAGVPQKLYSGLGTQVDIMPTLLGLMHMSYKYNGFGINLLKQHRDMVFYSADNQIVARSKEKCYIYTPSLQKSFCYDVTPHWGLRKNDNEKGFKPLKQYVFSMIQTAEFIQQKMHDR; this is encoded by the coding sequence ATGAAAAGGCGTTTCATATTAACTATAGAATATCTCTTATCAATCCATATTTTGGGATTGATTGTTTTGTCTCTCTTTAGAATTATACAGTTTGCCAGTCTTCATGGCATGGAAAAACCGCAAGTAGGTAAAGAAGCCCCATCTGTAATCACTGCTTTTATAAATGGTGTATGGTTTGATAACGTAATTGCCTGTTATCTGATGGTAGCGCCTCTTGCAATACTTCTTATAGCCGGTAGTCTGGGACATTTCCATCGTTATTGGCGCAAAGGCGCATCAATCTGGTTCTCAATATTGTACCCTGTCACATTCCTTGTGTCTGCATCTAATATACCTTACTTCGCATTCTTCTTCAAGAATATTAATTCATCAATATTCGAATGGTTTGGTTATGCAGGAACTACCGCCGGAATGGTTTTCGGTGAGGCATCATTCTACTTGTACATATTCCTTTTTGTCGTCTCTGTTATAGGATTCGTATATGCAATGATAAGACTGAGGCGACTGTTTGACCGTAAGATAGAAGCGGGTAAAGACATCGCATTGATTAAACTCAACTTGGGTAAACTAAAATTGTCAATAACAGATATAGTGATTACCTTATGTCTTGTCGGTCTGTGTATATTCGGTATAAGAGGCCGCACTGGATATAACCCAATAAAGATAAGCGAGGCATATTATTGTGAAGACCCTTTTCTCAATCAATTAGGCATTAACCCAACATACAATCTGCTTACAAGTGTTATGGATGATATGCGTAAAGAGAATGAAGAATTACATCTTCTACCTTATCCAGAGGCCATAAGCTATGCAAGAGAGAATCTTGGAATTGCAGGAAAGGCAGACAGTATGCATATAATGCAAAGATATATTAAGGCCGACTCGGCAGTAACCAAGAAGAATGTGGTATTCATACTTATGGAATCTATGTCTGGAGCATTACTGCAATCTTTAGGACAGCAAGAAAAACTTACTCCCAATTTGGATAGTCTGTATCATCATTCGCTTGCTTTTACTAATTTCTATTCGGCTGGTATACATACCAATCATGGAATGACGGCATCTTTATACTCATTCCCGGCTCTTATGGAGCGTAACCTGATGAAAGGAACTGTCACTCCGCATCGCGATGGAATACCAACAGTACTCAAGCAGTACGGTTATCACAATATGTTCTTTATGACTCACGAGGCACAGTATGATAATATGAATGCCTTTTTCAGAACCAACGGATATGATGATATATACTCACAGGAGAACTATCCAAAGAATGCTGTCGTAAATGCATTTGGTGTCCCAGATCATTTCCTATTTGAATATGCCATGCCGGTGATAAACAGAATGGCAAAGAATGGCAACCCTTTTCTTGCTACATTACTTACTGTGAGCAACCATCCTCCATTTATTATACCAAAATGGTTTCATGCAAAGACAACCAAACCTGAAACGCAGATTGTAGAATATGCCGACTGGTGTATCGGTGATTTCATAAGAAAAGCCAAAGCGCAGCCTTGGTATAAGAATACAATATTTGTTATATTGGCAGATCATGGTAAGATAGTAGGAAACGTTGATTCCGAACTTCCACAGTCGTACAACCATATACCTCTGATAATATTCGGAGCAGGTGTGCCTCAAAAGTTATATAGCGGATTAGGAACACAAGTAGACATCATGCCAACATTGTTAGGTTTGATGCACATGAGTTATAAGTATAATGGATTTGGAATAAATCTCTTGAAACAACATAGAGACATGGTCTTCTATTCGGCAGATAATCAGATAGTGGCTCGTAGCAAAGAGAAGTGCTACATATATACGCCATCACTACAGAAGAGTTTCTGCTATGACGTTACACCACATTGGGGATTACGAAAAAATGATAATGAGAAAGGTTTTAAACCTTTAAAACAATACGTGTTCTCTATGATACAGACAGCTGAATTTATTCAGCAGAAGATGCATGACAGATAG
- a CDS encoding glycosyltransferase family 2 protein — MKWYSKYIKAYNKPFAEGFYPICDEVKARIQNMQSQQPVVTVSVISYNEECHLLACLWALSDMICKYPVEIIGVNNDSKDRTAEIFERCGVPYYNEERHSCGFARLCGLKKARGKYHINIDSDTLYPPLYVETMVDALNKKGIVGACSLWSYIPDENHPAWGIRLFEFMRDIHLWIQHFKRPELSVRGLVFAYETELAKKIGIRTDIIRGEDGFLAFKLKHYGKIAFIRNRKARAITGYGTMDNDGSFWHSFWFRIKKYTTSLGRIFYTKDEYKDDDSNLVK; from the coding sequence ATGAAGTGGTACAGCAAATATATCAAAGCATATAATAAGCCGTTTGCAGAAGGTTTTTATCCTATCTGTGATGAAGTTAAGGCTCGTATCCAGAATATGCAATCACAACAACCAGTGGTTACTGTTAGCGTTATCTCATATAATGAGGAGTGCCATCTCCTTGCTTGTTTGTGGGCTCTCAGTGATATGATTTGCAAATATCCTGTTGAAATCATAGGCGTTAACAATGACTCGAAAGACCGCACAGCAGAGATATTTGAGCGGTGCGGTGTACCTTATTATAATGAAGAAAGGCATAGTTGCGGATTCGCACGACTTTGTGGATTAAAGAAAGCCCGGGGTAAATATCATATAAATATTGATTCAGACACTCTTTATCCTCCTCTATATGTGGAAACAATGGTTGATGCTCTTAATAAAAAAGGTATAGTCGGAGCCTGTTCATTATGGAGCTATATACCTGACGAAAATCATCCTGCATGGGGCATAAGACTATTCGAATTTATGCGTGATATACATTTATGGATACAACACTTCAAGCGTCCAGAACTTAGTGTACGAGGACTTGTATTTGCTTATGAAACTGAACTTGCTAAGAAAATAGGTATACGTACTGACATAATAAGAGGTGAAGACGGATTCCTTGCTTTTAAATTAAAACACTACGGCAAAATAGCATTTATCAGAAACCGTAAAGCCCGAGCTATTACCGGTTATGGTACGATGGACAATGACGGCTCTTTCTGGCACAGCTTCTGGTTCAGAATAAAGAAATACACAACTAGCTTAGGAAGAATTTTCTATACTAAAGATGAATACAAAGACGATGATTCAAATTTGGTAAAATAA
- a CDS encoding glycosyltransferase family 8 protein, translated as MDEAINIALNMDSIYVMHCCTMLCSIFENNRNNKFCIHIISEGLIDSVISDIKELVEIKYNQGLFFYTIDSESLKKIPQHENSHISQAANCRLFIADILPSKITKVLYLDCDLIVDSSLESLWKMDISDFPVAVVEDMWSSKKDNYVRLNYNKKYGYFNSGVMLINLAWWREKCISKNCIEYMREHDNLKFVDQDILNGLLHDRRKLLPLRWNVQDGFLRRKPKIRKSNIESLKSEIKHPAIIHFTGSRKPWDYDCLNPYRERYFHYLDMTKWKGTRPIMPMKFKTKLLLDNVLYFFYLKLHKYIKV; from the coding sequence ATGGATGAAGCTATAAATATAGCCTTAAATATGGATTCTATATACGTGATGCATTGTTGCACTATGTTATGTTCAATTTTTGAAAACAACAGAAATAACAAATTCTGTATTCATATTATTTCTGAAGGTTTGATTGATTCCGTTATTAGTGATATAAAAGAATTAGTCGAGATAAAATATAACCAAGGATTATTCTTTTATACCATAGACTCAGAATCATTAAAAAAAATTCCACAACATGAAAATAGTCATATATCACAGGCAGCTAATTGCCGGCTATTCATTGCTGATATTCTGCCATCTAAGATAACCAAAGTCTTATATTTGGACTGTGATCTTATAGTAGACAGTTCCTTAGAATCCTTGTGGAAAATGGATATATCTGATTTTCCGGTTGCTGTTGTTGAGGATATGTGGAGTAGTAAAAAAGATAATTATGTTCGTCTTAATTATAACAAGAAATATGGATATTTTAATTCTGGTGTCATGCTTATCAATTTAGCATGGTGGCGTGAAAAATGCATATCCAAAAATTGTATTGAATATATGAGAGAACATGATAATCTTAAATTTGTAGATCAAGATATACTAAATGGATTATTACATGACAGACGCAAATTACTACCTTTAAGATGGAATGTTCAAGACGGATTTCTTAGGCGTAAACCTAAAATAAGAAAGTCAAATATTGAATCTTTGAAATCTGAAATAAAACATCCTGCCATTATCCATTTTACAGGAAGCCGCAAACCATGGGATTACGACTGTTTGAATCCTTATAGAGAAAGATATTTTCACTATCTAGACATGACAAAATGGAAAGGTACTAGGCCTATTATGCCTATGAAATTCAAAACAAAATTACTGTTGGATAATGTTCTTTACTTCTTTTACCTCAAATTGCATAAATATATTAAAGTTTAA
- a CDS encoding glycosyltransferase family 2 protein, with translation MNTTPKLSIIVPIFNLEKYLICCIKSILNQTFTDYELILINDGSTDASGEICNEYAKNDCRVKVIHQKNSGVGCARQKGLDNAIGEYITYVDPDDWIESNAYEEMVKKAEQENSDMLFCDFYREHGNKTTYESQKPSKEGNVNILLDMFYFRLAASCWNRIIRRDIIQAYGVTFKEGLNHWEDLYFIGALLKENIKVSHFPKAFYHYNLCNESSLTKTKPGRYEIYLDSIPVFQNRFLDIIPRKRIKNFFLKQALPQAFGAGDFEFKSCREKFKKYTIVILFNASLRHNLRYFLSTLGFYNEVCKYRKSKHNLINKIKKVIK, from the coding sequence ATGAATACTACACCTAAATTATCAATAATAGTCCCAATATTTAATCTGGAAAAATATCTAATTTGTTGTATAAAAAGCATTCTTAATCAGACATTTACTGATTATGAGCTTATTCTTATCAATGATGGCAGCACAGACGCTTCTGGAGAAATATGCAACGAATATGCCAAAAATGATTGTCGGGTGAAAGTTATACATCAAAAGAATTCTGGGGTTGGTTGTGCAAGACAAAAAGGACTTGATAATGCTATTGGTGAATATATAACTTATGTAGATCCTGATGATTGGATCGAAAGTAATGCCTATGAAGAAATGGTGAAAAAGGCAGAACAAGAAAATTCTGATATGCTATTTTGTGATTTTTATAGAGAACATGGAAATAAAACGACTTACGAGTCACAGAAACCATCAAAAGAAGGTAACGTTAATATTCTACTAGATATGTTTTATTTTCGACTTGCTGCCAGTTGCTGGAACAGAATAATAAGAAGAGATATTATTCAAGCATATGGAGTGACTTTTAAAGAAGGGCTTAATCATTGGGAAGACCTATATTTTATTGGAGCGTTGCTAAAGGAAAATATAAAAGTTTCACATTTTCCAAAAGCGTTCTATCATTACAATTTATGCAACGAATCATCTTTGACAAAAACGAAACCAGGGCGCTACGAAATTTATTTAGACAGTATTCCAGTATTTCAAAATAGATTTTTGGATATAATCCCGCGAAAAAGAATAAAAAATTTTTTCCTTAAGCAAGCATTGCCTCAAGCTTTTGGGGCTGGGGATTTCGAATTTAAATCATGCAGGGAAAAATTTAAAAAATACACAATAGTAATATTATTCAATGCTTCATTACGCCATAATTTACGTTATTTTTTGTCTACCTTAGGATTCTATAACGAAGTGTGTAAATACAGAAAGAGCAAACATAATCTGATTAATAAAATAAAAAAGGTAATAAAGTAG